One Tomitella gaofuii DNA segment encodes these proteins:
- a CDS encoding single-stranded DNA-binding protein — MFETYMTVIGNVANKPDRRDTPAGEVVSFRLGSTARYWSEEDKSWRDGSSLFLTVNCWRRLVNGVALGVVRGAPVIAHGPVRLREYTTQEGQRRSVMEMRAVSVGLDLARCLAERVDQQRRSGPGDVAEPGGVHPAREEEGTRAAPERDPGAAGYAGLPEAPDVPREAEPVEA, encoded by the coding sequence GTGTTCGAGACGTACATGACGGTGATCGGGAACGTGGCGAACAAGCCGGACCGGCGCGATACGCCGGCGGGGGAGGTCGTGAGCTTCCGGTTGGGCAGCACGGCGCGGTACTGGTCCGAGGAGGACAAGAGCTGGCGCGACGGCAGTTCGCTGTTCCTCACGGTGAATTGCTGGCGCCGCCTCGTCAACGGTGTCGCGCTCGGCGTGGTCAGGGGGGCGCCGGTGATCGCGCACGGCCCGGTGCGTCTGCGCGAGTACACGACGCAGGAGGGCCAGCGGCGCAGCGTCATGGAGATGCGTGCGGTCTCCGTGGGGCTGGACCTGGCGCGATGCCTCGCGGAGCGCGTCGACCAGCAGCGCCGGAGTGGGCCCGGGGACGTAGCGGAGCCCGGCGGTGTCCACCCCGCTCGGGAAGAGGAAGGGACACGCGCGGCGCCGGAGCGGGACCCGGGCGCGGCGGGCTACGCAGGGCTTCCGGAGGCCCCGGACGTGCCCCGCGAGGCGGAGCCGGTGGAGGCGTGA